One genomic region from Anopheles bellator chromosome 2, idAnoBellAS_SP24_06.2, whole genome shotgun sequence encodes:
- the LOC131212396 gene encoding mitochondrial import receptor subunit TOM70 yields the protein MTTGSTGSTFPKWQLALLIGAPVAIGLGYLYWRKSADQDGDKLTKKKLADIKDKTISLDGDDRSSLEPKEAKPLTGRELALHHKNEGNKHFRGAMYDQAIVEYTTAIDHCPKEEATDRATYYQNRAAAHEQLQNFRDVINDCSKAIECNPTYTKALIRRAKAYEQIKELSSALDDITAACILDQFQNKTGLLLADRILGELGQEHAREAMKDKKEVAPSKLFMKNYFSSFNNDPFRKMVIASSEPKGFVKAKALFDKGEYQGIVAACTEEIESSESEAEYKLEALLLRGTFYNLMANYTEAKLDLDAVADLETADKKLRVNALIKRASLVVQTDSETPEKCFEYFAKAEEIDSTNCDIFHHRGQVFILMDRMDEAINDFDRAHSLCPSSAIIATHLCYARYRMALMSKDEGGLRNVMKRFNDILEQFPNCVECYSIMAQVLTEQQQYQEADNFFEKAAKLEPDNAQILVHRGLLQLQWRGEIDEATKMIRKAIEIDDKCEFAYETLGTIEVQRGNLVEAIKLFESAIALAKAERSLVHLYSLKDAAIAQVNVSKSMGLSINNFSPSYFA from the coding sequence ATGACGACAGGAAGCACCGGATCAACATTCCCGAAATGGCAGCTGGCACTACTAATCGGGGCACCCGTGGCAATCGGCCTTGGGTATCTTTATTGGCGCAAATCCGCCGATCAGGATGGTGACAAActgacgaagaagaaacttGCCGACATAAAAGACAAAACCATTTCGCTCGACGGTGACGACCGGTCCTCGTTGGAGCCAAAAGAAGCAAAGCCATTGACTGGCCGCGAACTTGCACTGCACCACAAGAATGAGGGAAACAAACACTTCCGGGGCGCAATGTACGATCAGGCCATCGTGGAATATACTACCGCTATCGATCACTGTCCCAAAGAGGAAGCCACTGATCGAGCCACGTACTATCaaaaccgggcggcggcccacGAGCAACTGCAAAACTTTCGGGATGTGATAAACGACTGCAGCAAGGCGATCGAATGTAACCCCACGTACACTAAGGCTCTGATACGGCGCGCCAAGGCATATGAGCAGATTAAAGAGTTAAGCAGTGCGCTGGACGATATTACGGCCGCTTGCATTTTGGATCAGTTTCAGAACAAAACCGGACTCCTGCTAGCGGACCGCATCCTGGGGGAGCTGGGCCAAGAGCACGCGCGCGAAGCGATGAAGGACAAGAAAGAGGTGGCACCGTCGAAGCTGTTCATGAAGAACTATTTCAGCTCGTTCAACAATGATCCGTTCCGCAAAATGGTCATAGCCAGTTCCGAGCCGAAAGGGTTCGTCAAGGCCAAAGCACTGTTTGACAAGGGAGAGTACCAAGGAATCGTGGCCGCGTGCACGGaggaaatcgaatcgagtgaaTCGGAAGCCGAGTACAAGCTAGAGGCATTGCTGCTGCGAGGAACTTTCTACAACCTGATGGCAAACTACACCGAAGCCAAACTGGACCTCGATGCGGTGGCTGACCTAGAGACGGCGGACAAAAAGTTGCGTGTTAACGCACTGATCAAACGAGCGTCTCTCGTCGTGCAGACGGACTCGGAAACGCCggaaaaatgtttcgaatatTTCGCCAAGGCAGAAGAGATCGATAGCACAAACTGCGACATCTTCCACCACCGGGGACAGGTGTTCATTCTGATGGATCGCATGGACGAAGCGATAAATGACTTTGATCGCGCGCACAGTCTGTGCCCGAGTTCGGCGATCATCGCTACGCATCTCTGCTACGCGCGCTACCGGATGGCACTGATGAGCAAAGACGAAGGGGGACTCCGGAACGTCATGAAACGGTTCAACGACATCCTAGAACAGTTCCCGAACTGCGTCGAGTGTTACAGCATCATGGCGCAGGTTTTGACGGAGCAACAGCAGTACCAGGAGGCAGACAACTTCTTCGAGAAGGCGGCCAAACTGGAGCCAGACAATGCCCAAATTCTAGTGCACCGGGGGTTGCTGCAGCTACAGTGGAGGGGAGAGATCGACGAAGCGACGAAGATGATCAGAAAAGCGATCGAAATCGACGATAAGTGTGAGTTTGCGTACGAAACGCTTGGTACGATCGAAGTGCAGCGCGGCAACCTTGTCGAGGCGATCAAACTGTTCGAAAGTGCCATCGCACTAGCCAAAGCCGAACGCAGTCTGGTTCACCTGTACTCGCTGAAGGACGCTGCTATCGCCCAAGTGAACGTTTCCAAGAGCATGGGATTGAGTATTAACAATTTTTCTCCATCGTACTTTGCTTGA